Within Xiphophorus hellerii strain 12219 chromosome 10, Xiphophorus_hellerii-4.1, whole genome shotgun sequence, the genomic segment CTTCCAGGTTCATTTGCAATTTTAGTTTAGTCTTTGAGATGGAAAAAAGGCTTCCGTCAGACACCAAAATGTGACGGTTGTACATAGCAGATGCAAAACGGTCTTTTCCATGTCAGTATTATGTGAAGGaggaaaatattacattttatttatttatttttatttggctgCACGTTAGCGCTGCTGTAGTGAGAAAAAATGGAATGGGAACTCTGCTCagataaagtttaaaactaattcATCAATAAAGTCGTAATGGCTATGAAATATTCATCTTTAATattcaaacaaaatgttaaaaaacaaaaatccttatccccaaaataaataaaaaaaataaacttatcatttaaaatccaaaatcaaatcaggcattttaaagaaaattatttattttaaaaaagaaatttctacattttcaacCAGATCAAAGAAAATTTATCACTTAACAAGGAAATACAAACTTTTACTGTAATTTCTAAATTTGATAAAGTCCCCACTTTGAAAATTCTGAAGAAAGATTATGACTTaaagacttttaaagaaaaccattGACCAATTTAAAATATGGAAGGTTTTTGCATctattaaaaagacatttctttttcttggaaATTTTCACAAAATCCTGAGGAAAGAAGTAGAACTctggaatttaaagttttttttaaacgcaCTGAAAATTAACTTAAGTTAatattagcacaaaaaaaaaccaaacaaacaaccTAAAACATCTTaaccttaaaatataaaagtttacaattaaaacaaagttttttttgtgtatttaaaaaatatgggAAGTTTTGGATAAAAATTGTTGGGAGTTTTACAACCATGAaatttatttgcaaagaaaagGGAATGAATCTATTTCATTATAGCATCGGCGTCCATTTTTAGTCCTTACATATTTTTACGACGGTCTATTACGACTGTTGTAGATGACAAAACAACAGTAGGCAAATTTCTGccagaaacaattaaaattttgagattaatttccttttcttaattttctagAGAAATGAAGGAAATTTCTGACCCGCCAAAGTTAATAATTTGCTAGAACAAacaataaagttaatttttttttacttttaaaactcaaaacatttccaaaatttgaaaatttctgactaattaatctcaaaattttgtatttttttgtcagcaatgtactccttttttctgtctacaatggcCATAATGTTAAAACATAATGCATCCAATATACTTTAGATTTACCCTGATCTAAATGGTTTGAAGCTGCAGGGTAGTGTGCCTCCaaaccaccagggggccccaAAGAGTGCTTGAATATAGATGTCAAAACTTTAGATTTGCAGTGTTGTTGACCAAGAATGAATATATTGTTATTGACATCTTTAAAATAGTTACAAATATCACCACTACTAATTTactgttaattatttaaatgtcgAAAAGCGATAAAGGATAAATATTAGAgccaaacatgaaaacattaatttaattgttAAAACTCGGGATGTGAAATTAGTGCTGGCTGGTGGGTGATGAGCTCGGCTGGAACGGGGCCCCCAAATCAAGTTCGGCTTTGGGCCCcgttcagttttgtttgatgCTTGGCATCAATTTATCACTTTCatcagaaaaaattatttaatttttatctgttttattccAAAACCTGAGTAATAGTCCTAATTCCGTGTTTAACTATACCAGGCCTAATATGTTCTCACATATTTTAGCacctgattattattattattattattacacagttattattattattattattacacagTATTGAACAGTAAGCTTGAAGCAGTTGGGTTTACAGTTTAATGTGTGCAAATGTCTCAGAAGGTTTTAGCTGTGCTTCTTGTTTCCGTGTAGTTTTAATGTCATTCCATTCACTGGTGTCACATTTAAATCCCATTTTGCCACAAACAGATACACACttcctgcttcttcttcttttttttgtctttataagTTCGGTGCTGCTGTTGATCTTAAATTATCCGTTTGCTTGGCAGGACTATTTCACAAAGGGATTCACgagatttcagtatttttaaatcttaGTCAGGAGACTTTATGTGTGAAGGGAAACAAGAATGGAGAGTTACCTCGCGGGGACTGACACGCAGCACATCTGtccttattttcttctgtttgttttgggtttttttgtttttttaaaatcttttcagacTTTGTGGAATGCCCCCCGATCATTGAGCATCTGGTTCCATGAACCACCTATGAACAAACTGGCTTCTTTTATCACTTTATGTTGCTGTAATGCAGCTACAGAGTCCTGGGAATtggttttaagaaaaaaaggaaaaaaaacaacacacaaatcAAAGCGTGAAACGATGGGCTGTGCCGAAGCGTTGGGACCCCTGTTGGCATGTCGAACACTGAATATCCATTCCCCCTGTTCCATGGATCCATAAAGGTACTGCTTCAATATTGGAACATTTCAACTGCTGTACTGTATATTCCAGAAatgcttgttatttatttgtaagtaattatttatttatttatttggtttgtgGATTTGAATGCATATTTATGCATACATATACTCTATGCTTCTGAGCCTTATGTGAAGGCTGTATTGTTACTCAAACTTAGCTAAAATATACTTCTTTCTGTCCTGAGCCTGTCTGGAgtcgtttcttcttcttttgttttgacacATCCCGTAAATCTCCCCTAAGATACTGTATGATGATCATTAGTAGGGCTGTAACTAACGATTTTTTAGAtgattaatttgtaaaaaacaattgccacattctgcaaatgtttcatttaatctcttaatacaatattagaaatacatcaacatgcaaacaattaaattattattatttttttatcaatcttgattgaaattacttttttagaTAAGGTTTCAAATTTATGTAATTTACGGCTGCAACTagcgattattttagtaaccaATTCTGACAGTTGATTAAACTGATACAAAATATTGGCACATTGTATAAGAAAGCTTAAACTCTTAAGCTTGTTTATACAATGTTagaattacataaaaatatgctaacaaataacttaaaataaggTTTCAAATGTGTGTAATCTAGGACTGCGACTAGCTATTGTTTTCGTAATTAATTTTTCTGATCTTTCGTAACACATCAGTAATTTCTGAATGAGGATTTGATGCTGAATGAACACTATTAATGTAATAACCTAGGGAGATTTCCGAGTGTTTGTTTCAAGACAGAACAGCataaatttcatttttcatccCACACCGGACTCTGTTTGGACTGTAACTCTCTCCGGTTGCCGAATATCGCCGCCATCTTTACTTCTATATCAACGGCTCCAGCTGATGACTAgtagcgccctctgctggatggcggccaaactacaacactaaaaggtCTTTcgtcattacatttttttttacagctataTATGTGTGATGTACAGGCGAGGTGAAGGGAACAGGCGCAATTTTGgctggaataaaacaaaaagatggcTACTTAGTAACTCTACTGAGCTGCTTTTCATTTGCAGATtgaccaaaaagaaaatgacccCAAATCAAAGACCATTTATGTTGGCCCACAGGTTTTACAAATCAGGCTGTCcagattattttaatcatctggaaaatacaaataatattcATCTGAATTCTTCATTCTGGTTGCAATAAGtcagaaaactgtttaaaatgtttattattgtcatacaaaatacacaaaaaaaaacccatacaaAAATTTATACATTAGAAATTATTCAGTTTCCTGAGAGCCTGGAGAAGCTCTTGGTCAAGTCTTCCTCTGTGAATCGGTCAGTATCTCCTCTGTCTCGGGGAGAAGATGGTGTTGGGGTTGCTGTCTCTTTCCCTCTCCTTCTCTCGCTCCTTCTGGCTGTTCGGGGAGAGCGcctcctccagcttcttctCGCTCTTGAACAGGTCTCGGCCCGTGCGCAAAATGTGCTCCTCGATTTTCCGGTGACGCTTCATGTCCGACAGCACTTTGTCCAGGCGAGCTTCTCGCTTTACGGAGGAGCGGCCGGAAGATCCTACAGGAGAAAAAAGGGTAAAACTGGTTATTTTCtcaaatgactttgtttttctcatttttgctatggatttttttatttcacctggTGTTCTGCGTCTGCTGAGGAACGAGTTTTTCGGTGTGCTTTGCATTTGTTCCTCATCAAAGTCGAACTCAGTTGGAGTTGGAGgcctaaaaaaaatgtaaaacatttaattgataAACgtccattttcttaaaaacttgaGTATTCTCTTGCTGACCATCTTTCCATAACATTCAAGACAAAATTTTAACTAatgctgaatttaaaaacaccataactacattttatattattttgtgcTAGCTGTATTAAACACTGATTGAATAAACAAAGTTGaggttttctcacattattaaactttGACATGTTTATACAATATGATAAAACAGGAACCCCTAGGATGTagaatagaaaaagaaagagagaaacactTAATTCCCCATGAACAGAGATATTTATACAGGAGTACTTCTGTGATTACTCTTGAAGGAATGTTAAAACTTCGCTTCACTAAGTGCTTTAACTCACAACAGCCCTCAAAATCAACTATTTATTGGTGTccgttttaatttttctgttatACTCTTCGCTTTTCTGTCATCGAATCAGTAGTTTACTTCCAGTACTTCTTCCGCCATACAGCTCAACTAAATTAGCGCTACTAAAGTGATAGTTTCAGCAGCTTGTcgaatatttatattttaaaacaacttaagtAACTTCTTAAGatgttatatttcaaaacagaatcgcataaagtgcattttgcaTCCCACACCGGACTCTTTTTTGGGACCGTTTTATtatggatggcggccaaactacaacactgaaaGATGAGCTAAGCGGCCGTTATTAGTTACTTGATCTTTACTAATTTTGATTTAACAAACCGTTACTCAACAATTGATTGATTGCATCCCCACAAGAAGTAACCCATCTGATGTAACAGGAAGCAGAGGTAGTACTAACTTCCGCTCTCTCTCCAGCCTCTCCCTTTccctttctgcttcttcttcgtCGTTCCTCTCAGGGGTCGGGGTGCGTTCCGGTGTTGGAGGCCGTCTGGGGAGGGGCACAAAGTTCAGCTCCAACATCTCCCCTTTAGCTAGGACCTCATAGAGTCTTTTAATCTCAGTCGGCGCAGGCATCCAGTTTTTGGGGTCCTCCATTTCCTCGTCGCTGTACGGAAGTTCCCAGTCGTCGTCGCCCGCCACCGCAGCCTGCTTCCCGTCCTCAGCAACCCCTATGGTGACCGCTTGACTTTCAGCTTTCTGCATCTCCTCTTCCGCTGCATCTGTGTTCTCATCTGAGAAAATCAGAGATGGAATAAATACAACACATTACTTTTATAATATTCATATAAATCCTTATTTCTCCTGTTGTCTTTAATgggcagtattgtgtattttccaggcacccAGTGTCACATTATAtcacagtcaagtaactatgttgacttcaattgttattaaaatgctgtctataCTTTGGCGAAGGCTCATACTCCTTCAACCTatgtttaaaatgacttttctccgcagggtgtctgggctctcccttagagatagggtgagaagctcagtcatccgagagggactcagagtagagccgctgctccttcacatcgtgaggagccagttgaggtggctcgggcatctggtcaggatgcttcctggacgcctccctggtgaggtgctcTGGGCACGTTCCACCGAGAGGAGGCCCCGGgaaagacccaggacacgctggagagactatgtttctcagctggcctgggaacaccttgggattccccctgaggagctggaacaagtggctggggagagggaagtctgggcctcccttctgaagctgctacccccgcgacccgaccccggataaagtggaagaaaatggatggatggatgtaaatCCTGTTACAGGGCAGTAGGGTCTAAGGTAAAATACACACCATACTTTTAAGATCTTGATCTTATTTTTTGTTAGTCTATCACGTGTAGATgctgaatattttgtttctaaatgagtTTTACCTGCTTCATCCTTAGCAGCAGAGTCTTCCTCCTCAGTGGCAGCTGTCGTCTCTGTGTCTTGTTGCTCAGCTGTGCTCTCCTCCTCTTTGTCTGCAGCCGGTTTCTCGGAGTCCTTCACTCCCAAGGACTCGATGCCCTCTCTGAGGGCAGAATCTGTGGCTTCAGCTTGCATCCTTTATGCTGCTGGGGGACGTTTATGACAACAGATCTGCGTTATTGGCACAGCATTTAAACGGAAGGTACCAAGAAAACAGTCAGATAGTAAGAGTTGAATTTTCGCTTTCAACAGCTTGTGCATCTTtaagttttcttcttgttttaacaTACACACTCAGCACAAAACTTACTTTCATCCTACACTTCCCATGCTAGCTACAATCAGGCCTGTCCACTAGGTCTGTTTCAAcataaaacaatcaaataagATACAAACCTGAAAATCTAATTTCGGTTTCTTTCGTGGATCGCTTAAATTATACCTAAAGTGGTCATCGGGTTATTTTCTAAGCGATAAAATCACCGCATCTCGCCATGAATTTTATTAAgtgcaataaaagattaaactgAGACGTAAACATAGCGCCATTTTGGCTGGAGGAACCGTCAATGACGAGTTTCTTCGTTCTGTTGGATGACAGAAATCCCGCAGATCTAACAGTACCTGGATGGTTCACGCACATAAAAAATTGCTATTGTGAACTATGTTGAGATCTAGGCTTGACGTCACTTCCTGTACCGTACGCATAAAGCAGCGCGggtatttatacatatatttttacgtgtatttttttttcagcaaatacGAATATAATTAAATTCTTATTGTGATACGTtgaaaactatatattttttcacaatttatttttttacaatacgAGGAGTAAGGATGAAATAAAGCGAAAGCGCTTGTgaattctgattggctgttgaaCACTTCCGGTCTGTtagtttgaaaagtgtttttcgCAGACGGTGGCCAGACCGTTACAGTTAAAAGGAGGCCCCAACAATGTTGCTGAATTTGGAGT encodes:
- the pagr1 gene encoding PAXIP1-associated glutamate-rich protein 1: MQAEATDSALREGIESLGVKDSEKPAADKEEESTAEQQDTETTAATEEEDSAAKDEADENTDAAEEEMQKAESQAVTIGVAEDGKQAAVAGDDDWELPYSDEEMEDPKNWMPAPTEIKRLYEVLAKGEMLELNFVPLPRRPPTPERTPTPERNDEEEAERERERLERERKPPTPTEFDFDEEQMQSTPKNSFLSRRRTPGSSGRSSVKREARLDKVLSDMKRHRKIEEHILRTGRDLFKSEKKLEEALSPNSQKEREKERERDSNPNTIFSPRQRRY